The Artemia franciscana chromosome 13, ASM3288406v1, whole genome shotgun sequence genomic sequence gtcgaaaaccataataattatgtctttgggatgacttactctcccacagtccccgggggagggtctgcaagttacaaacttcgaccagtacttatatacagtaatggttattgggaagtgttcagacatttttcagggggaatattttgtttttgttttttttttttttgggggggggggttgaggggagggggctatgtgggaggatctttacttggaggaatatgtcatgggggaagagaaattcaatgaagggggcgcaggattttctagcattattataaaaaaaaacaatggaaaaataaatatgaaaaagttttgtcaactgaaagttTAGAGCAGcatgaaaactgaaaacgaacagagattattacgaatatgaggggttcatctcttcctaaatacctcgctctttacgctaaagtatttttagtagtttatactatttatttcacggcctttctgattcaggggtcattcttaaagagtggggacacaatttaagctttagtgtaaagagtgaggtattaacgaggggacaaacccccttatatgcacaataaaaatataagaatataaaagttcgttacgtaagttaattgttaagttggtatattttttactaataaaaacgttggttaaaaatttaaatttctagttgccttttcaagtaaccaaaaagttggagggcaactaggcctccctccacactccttttttctctaaatcgtctgatcaaaactaaaaaaaaagccatttagccaaaaaaagaattaatatgcaaatttcattttaataatttatgtgcggagagccaaaatcaaacatgcattaattcaaaaacgttcagaaattaaataaaaaaaactagttttttttagctgaaagtaaggagcgagattaaaacttacaacgaacagaaattactccgtatatggaaggggctgttccctcctcaacgccccgctctttacactgtttgaatctttctctcaactcttctttttaaaacagtaaaacactttagcgtaaagagcggggcgttgaggagggatcagcccctttcatatacggagtaatttctgtccgtttcaagttttaatgtcgctttttactttcagttaaaaagactggtttttgtatttaatacaaacatggagctaaaatcaaaatttagcataaTGCTTCTATAAGCCTCTCCAGCCGATGAGACCACATTATGTAATTAGTCTCTTGGACAAGAACACCTgcatatacaaattttaattggacgATGAGTAGGTAATACCCTGTTGAAATCAGaatcataaatatattttggtCTGCTGATAAGGTTAACTCGATGTATTGTAGCAATAAAGCATCTCATTTTCAGATATCTTTTCAAAGCATCTTGTTGGCTTCATCCCAGAGAGGAATTCTTTCATATAATGTAATCAAAAAGTTTCCAAGAGGTATAGAGTTACGTCGCTACTCTCCATCTAATTGGGTTTCTACCTACGGAAGATCGGAACAAGGTGATTTTGGACGGATTGCAATGGCTATGCGCCTACGAGATTACATAAGTGGCAATAATGCTGAACAAGAGGAGTTCGATATGTCTTTTCCTATGACTCATTCACTTGTTTCAAACGGGTCAACTGGAAAGGTTACCAAGTTATCATTCCCATTTGCTGAAGATGAACCACCACGACCAAACAGTTCTCAAGTCTTTATTGAGCGTCGTCCAGGAATGGATGTTTTCGTGAAAAGTTTAACAGTTACTGGGATGGTCCGGAGGGAAGATATGTTGGATCATATGGCCCGCTTCCGCAGAAATTTAGATCGAGTGGGGCTTACTGCGAAAGCTacagataaattttattttgctggcTATGGTCTTCCTATTCAGTTGGGACCGAGAAAAGCTGAAATATGGATTGTAAGTAAGCCATGGCAAACTGgctgaataaattattatttctttagtttattttgaagtttcatTCAATAGAAAATATAGTATTGTAACTTGAAGTTTTGTAGCTTTCTGAgcatatgaataaaaaaaaatgtgctttgACAAATGGCCTTATATTGAAAGATAGAAAGTAATATTAACTTACACGATTACCATGAGAGTTTTATTATGGATGGCAAGCACCATCTTCTACAAATTTAAGTCAACACAAGGTAACCATACATTTTAGCCTAAGaattatccatttttttaacatcTACTGGTCCACCCTTTGTGGTCCTCTGATCCTCGACATATAGTGCTTGCCGTACATCAGAAATCTGATCTGTATTGGTTTCCTAATGTCATTTTGCTGGAATTGGtaattttgtaatatatttcCCTTAAGTATAACTGAAAATCAGCTGACTTTTTAAGAATAGTGATACTTCATTCCAAAATTGCGTCGAATGATGAAAAAGAAACGAGACCCAAAGATAGTTTTGTTTTCCAGCCGTGCTTTCAACTTTGCTTTAAATTTGTGATAGTAGTTAGAAGTCATCTTTACAAAGAACCAGAAAATATGTAAAGGTGTTAAATTTTGATgtaaaaggttaaaaactaatGCTAAATTTAGAGATTGTGTTTTATAGGatctcaaaaagaaattgatttcACAgtccactttttttcttttgcaaaaccGCAGTATATAGTCTATTTCCCTCTACCTAATGTATTTACTAACTAAAACTTCCAAGCAAAAATGTTTGCGACCATTTATTCATCCTTTTACATAGGACTTTAAAAAATACCTTACAGATAGAGCTGTAAGGTATTATCCTCCTTATCTTCCTGTGCTTATCCTCCTGTGATAAGTCCCATGACTTATCCTCCTGTTATACTTTTGCAAGAGTTTCACTTGTATTGTTTTCAAGACACCATTTTAAACTTCATCAAAGAATTCTCTAGTACCCAAAAACAGATCTTATAGTCTATTTTCTCTAAAACTTGTGTATTTACTAACTAAAACTTCTAAGGTAAAAATTGATCtattttgctataattttttcaaagccCAGCCTTGTATTTAAATAATCTACCTTAGTGTTGGATCAATTTATTGTCATTTTACATAGGACCTTAAAAAATTACTTACAGATAGAACTTACAGGACTTATCCATCTGTAATTCTAGTGAATATTTCTTACTCTTATCTTAAATAATAGGATGATAATCGATATCTGCCGATTTTGTGGCCAATGAAATGCACTTAAACTTGCAGAGAATATTGTTGCAAGCAGTAGTATTATTCATAGCCAGTTCAACAACTTAGTCGGCGCTTTGTCGATCCCCAGTTAGACCTCCCTCTCATGCTTTTTAAGGTCATCACAaaggttatcaaacagttcgaggtaacaaactgtagtaaggagcaacccggctcaatagtaatcaaaactctaaaaaatggaattttgatatcaatagctacatcaaaagaattgcatttcaatgctgattttaaacatataagtttaatcaagtttagtcttacccatcaaaatttacgagcctgggaaaatttgccttattttagaaaatagggggaaaaacccctaaaagtcatagaatcttaacaaaatcacaccatcagattcagcgtatcagagaaccctaatgtagaagtttcaaggtcctatctacgaaaatgtggcattttgtattttttgccagaaggcagatcacggatgcgtgtttatttatttgttttttcccaggggtgatcctatcgacccaatggtcctagaatcttgcgagagggctcattctaatggaaatgaaaagttctagttccctttttaagtgaccaaaaaattggagggcacgtaggccacctcccacgctcaagtcaccagatcaaaattctgagacagccattttattcagcgtagtcaataaacgttataactatgtcttttgggacgacttactccccaatagtccctgtgggaggggccacaagttacaaactttgaccagtgcttacatatagtaatggttatttggaagtgtgcagacgttttcagggggatttttaggttgtgtgtgtgtggggggggggggttgagaagagggggatatgttgggggaactttccttggaggaatttgtcatgggggaagaaaattttcatgaagagagcgcaggattttccagctttattaagaaaaaacaatgaaaaaataaatatgaaaaaaaattttcaactgaaagtaaggagaagcattaaaacttaaaacgaacagaaattattatgtatatgatgggctcacctcctcctaataccttgttctttacgctaaagtatttttagtaatttcaactatttattctctggcttttgagattcaggggtcattcttaagaaattgggacaaaatttaagctttagtgtaaagagcgaggtactgatgaggggCTGAACCCCTTAATATACAttataaaaacatgagaattcagaagttcgttacgtaagctaatttgtaagttacgtatatcttttactaataaagacatttgtaaaaaaattaaaaattctagttacctttttaagtgaccaaaaaaaaatggagggcaactaggcctcctcccctgctccttttttctcaaaatcattcgatcaaaactatgagaaagtcatttagcaaaaaaaaaatatgcaaatttcgttttaattattcatctgcggagagccaaaatcaaaacatgcattggttcaaaaacattcagaaattaaataaaaaaaaacaagtttttttaacggaaagtaaggagcaacattaaaacttaaaacaaacagaaattacttcatatatgaaaggggatgcttcctcatcatcgccctgctctttacgctaaagttttttgctgtattaaaaagtagagttaagagaaagagtcaaactaacACTAACACTACTATTACAACAggtattactactactactgttgttGCTAAAATAACTACTATTTCTTCTATAAGACTGTAAAGGTGGAactttcaaagaaatttgagaCTGACGcgaactaaatgaaaaatatgatgGAAATTGAGAAGATTTTTgctcttaaaaaatttaaacttttcacTTATGAAACTGACCAGTAAGTTTGACCTAAAACTGAACATTACCAGGTAAGTTACCAAGTGGTAACTTATGTCTTGAACACTAGTCAAAAGTGAATTGAGGGCAAtcagttccccccccccagcctaTAATTTCCCAAAACAGatctaataaaaaattctaagagagctattttgttcagcattgttgaacagtccagtaattatgtctttgggaatgtcaacctccccacagtcctcagggcaagggctgtaggtTAATCAATTTGTTccttgtttacatatagtatatgttaatGAGAAAGGTATGCAAACTTGagctttactttccaaaaagatgaAGGACATTCAAGTTAGCCTTTCAGAGAAAGTTGAGGGGggagttgaactaaatcaaaacatgctattTGTATATGGATTATCAAAAGGGTTTAACCCAGGAATGACTGATTATATCAATTTGGAATTAAGGAAATGATAAGatcaattatcaaaaaggcaacatttgcatgctaccaatacTAATGCAAGtgccaccactactactgcccCACTACTCCATTTCAATATCAAGGgaaattgaactaaatccaaAGATACTATGTGAATgcaaattgtttaaaaagtgtatatcaagaattgattttgggtattaagttggaattttcagagaatatttaaaGGGGCAGATCTCCTGACCAAATGcaatatgtgcatactactgctaatactagtATTACTGCTAAATTTAccacaactactacttctactgcaactacttgtaagaataagagcattgagataaaaatttcaagaagtatatgaacatacagCTTATTAAAAGGACCTATCAGCAATGTCTTAGCCAAGGCTGGTTGtgttaagctgaaacttccagggcttgATGAGAGAgatgttctactgaccaaaaggcaacatatGAACACTTCTGCTGttactagtactactgctattactattaatactattactagtaatatcaacACTGCTACTGTGACTAGTATTACAATTATGCCTAAGGacatgaaggtgaaattttaaaGGAATTATACAGGGGGAAAGATGAATCTAATCACCACATGCCATCTTTATGCAGGTTGTCAAGAAGGtataacagcaatatcttaggaacagtttggtgtgtgaagttgacaccaacagggcttgttgtgagggatatTAAACtaaccaaacaaaaatatttgcatcctaatgctactgcttctactcttACTATTAcaactgttactattattactacttctattgctcCTGCTGCTACTAAATTTTAGGCAACATATAATAATTCTACCCCTACTACTGCTGTTTTTAAAGTTGAgaatattaaggtaaaaaaattGGGATATACAGAAAATGCATGGAACTAGATCAAAACACACTAGcctatgcccacacaggttaCCAGACAGAtgtatcagaaatgcttcagatACGGTTGGTGGCattaagctgaaaatttcaGCATGTGTTGGAGAGgataacgaaaaaaacaaaagatgctATGCacatactaataataataataatttatttgtgacccacttgaaacagtggagtataaaaacaaacatacagaaaaaaaaacaaaaaaaaaaaaaaacttctgataatGCATTAAATTAttgtagaaaacattttagaagatcATGAAAAggataatagtaaaatgtatcaAGTTGGAGAGTTTCTGGTGTagcactttaagtttatttaataaatctggaaCCCTGAAATTTGTTACCATATCACTGTTTTTGTACCAGGGAGGAAGATACAACAAAAAACGGaggaaatgaaaataagatgacttgagagcctttaaatcttttctttttaaaacaggatacAATCCAGAAAGATATAAAAGATATAAATTAAAGTATGAGCTATTGATCATTTTGACAGAATAAGAATAAATTCTTGCTTACAAATGAAACTTTGttataaacaaaacttttgttacaaaagtgaaactttcagagacaGGCCATGTCTGTAGCACAAATGAAGCCAAGAGAAGGTGCTTTGAGCCTTACATCATTTTATAAATTTGAGTggtaaaattatgacagttcatataactgacttaccataagagtgaatataccacttgatgtcttttttttatgttctttataaataaaataattgcttctaccacaaattcaaatttaagcactttttcaactctttaacaaaattttcaattaaagtatgagctattgatcatttttgacaaaataatatgttttctcAATGATATCTTTTCTGggccatttttaaaaaaataatgctacattttttcagttctgaaattatttataataaggttaggttaaaaagaacttaaatctgaatttgcagtagaagcgattattatattcataaagaacataaaaaaaacactaagtggtatgttcactttattggtaagtcatttCTATGAATTGTCATAAATTTACCCTTTATTTAGTCTAtagtaaatgtttacttttgttccAAGTGCCCTAAAGTgcatattactgcatatagcaagattctgatgattgtaTATTCTtactttgtcattattagagagcTGTATCCATTTTTCAGTTTCTAAAATCCCTCTccaacaagactaaaaatgcataaagtaggCTTGATTACAgaaaacattacctatagagtgaAGCATATTATTCCATGAGCCCTCCAGGCAGCAgagcaaggtctgtattctatagagtgataaaactaaaaaaaaaaaatcaaacaaggtttattaaataaatgtaGAATAAAGACCTTGCCCAGCTGCCTGCAcagctcatggactaatatgc encodes the following:
- the LOC136034448 gene encoding heme-binding protein 2-like; protein product: MRMKYIALLLISFQSILLASSQRGILSYNVIKKFPRGIELRRYSPSNWVSTYGRSEQGDFGRIAMAMRLRDYISGNNAEQEEFDMSFPMTHSLVSNGSTGKVTKLSFPFAEDEPPRPNSSQVFIERRPGMDVFVKSLTVTGMVRREDMLDHMARFRRNLDRVGLTAKATDKFYFAGYGLPIQLGPRKAEIWIVSKPWQTG